A single window of Drosophila suzukii chromosome 3, CBGP_Dsuzu_IsoJpt1.0, whole genome shotgun sequence DNA harbors:
- the LOC108006872 gene encoding LOW QUALITY PROTEIN: uncharacterized protein (The sequence of the model RefSeq protein was modified relative to this genomic sequence to represent the inferred CDS: substituted 2 bases at 2 genomic stop codons) has protein sequence MSTLPFLLSVADELDNIHSQSYMDDFGLGFHPHRQYYRTPTIQLSLPASTDWTGSRDWTGHAAVGNRHSRYRSYKFYDDSQNNLEEEEQPAEEPMQQLPMEQVELPQQLVQQDNQTISQGQQTSSGTGTAAPPRQGLGMVTSHSHDVGVGGMGLNLKAGEEEDDENIDRTVRMYNLSKKCCKNYYRHALETGPGASGKMKCSNLRSESHKSSSSSEESLQKIPSPIEFLTCFLVKKSRTPKATVPVGQPLKKTXNSARLLPAAMSARTSTTISSTATTSGAVTNASTDTDTTTSKRRSNCFXMLAGVGVVCGQAWSWLQRCGELPSSEPASLPATRLGRITY, from the coding sequence ATGTCGACGTTGCCCTTCCTGCTGAGCGTCGCCGACGAGCTGGACAACATACACTCGCAGTCCTACATGGACGACTTTGGCCTGGGCTTCCATCCGCACCGGCAGTACTATCGCACTCCAACCATCCAGCTGTCCCTGCCCGCCAGCACCGACTGGACGGGATCGAGGGATTGGACGGGCCATGCGGCAGTGGGCAACCGGCATAGTCGCTATCGCAGCTACAAGTTCTACGATGACTCACAGAACAATCTGGAAGAGGAGGAGCAGCCGGCGGAGGAGCCAATGCAGCAGTTGCCCATGGAGCAGGTGGAGTTGCCGCAGCAGTTGGTCCAGCAGGACAACCAGACGATATCGCAGGGTCAGCAGACATCGAGTGGAACTGGTACAGCCGCTCCTCCTCGCCAGGGACTGGGCATGGTCACCTCGCATTCCCACGATGTGGGCGTGGGTGGAATGGGTCTGAATCTGAAGGCTGGCGAGGAGGAGGATGATGAGAACATCGATCGCACGGTGCGCATGTATAATTTGTCCAAGAAGTGCTGCAAGAACTACTATCGTCATGCCCTGGAGACCGGACCCGGCGCCAGTGGCAAGATGAAGTGCAGCAATCTGCGCTCCGAGAGCCACAAGTCCAGCTCCAGCTCGGAGGAGAGCCTCCAGAAGATACCCTCGCCCATTGAGTTCCTCACCTGCttcctggtgaagaagtcgcGCACCCCCAAGGCCACTGTGCCCGTGGGCCAGCCTCTGAAGAAGACATAGAACTCGGCCCGGCTGCTGCCAGCAGCTATGTCCGCCAGGACCAGCACCACCATCAGCTCCACGGCCACCACCAGCGGAGCCGTGACCAATGCGTCCACGGACACGGACACGACCACGTCGAAGCGGCGGAGCAACTGCTTCTGAATGTTGGCCGGAGTCGGAGTCGTCTGTGGCCAGGCCTGGAGTTGGCTCCAGCGGTGCGGGGAGCTGCCCAGCTCGGAGCCCGCCTCCTTGCCGGCGACGCGCCTGGGCAGGATCACCTACTAG
- the LOC108006877 gene encoding heat shock protein 27, translating to MALVPATNNTDWDYWDYRRRLWRDWDLNDWDLPYWKRSLSRVGSAPDLSRVIVGKDGFEANVDVHLFKPYEISVKTSGDTVVVEAKHEKRRDGDTFVGRHIVKRFVLPRGYYPNDVRSELSSDGILTVKCPPYLTNERTVYVRQVGPSYLSIKN from the coding sequence ATGGCTCTGGTGCCGGCTACAAACAATACGGATTGGGACTACTGGGATTATCGTCGTCGCCTGTGGAGGGATTGGGATTTGAACGACTGGGACCTGCCCTACTGGAAGCGGTCGTTGTCTCGCGTTGGATCCGCACCCGATCTCAGTCGGGTTATCGTCGGCAAGGATGGCTTCGAGGCCAATGTGGATGTGCACCTGTTCAAGCCCTACGAGATCAGCGTGAAAACCTCGGGGGACACGGTCGTGGTGGAGGCCAAGCACGAGAAGCGACGGGATGGCGACACCTTCGTGGGCCGCCACATCGTCAAGCGGTTCGTCCTGCCCCGAGGATACTATCCCAACGATGTGCGATCGGAACTGTCCTCCGATGGCATACTCACCGTCAAGTGCCCGCCGTATTTGACCAACGAGCGGACTGTGTACGTCCGCCAAGTGGGTCCCTCGTATCTAAGCATCAAGAATTAA